The Cydia amplana chromosome 20, ilCydAmpl1.1, whole genome shotgun sequence nucleotide sequence cctataatatttattttatttatttattgatagttactgattgatttttaaaagtgtttttttttattaaaagacacgtcaaaatCGCGTTTGTCTTttcctaatgctaaaaaaactaactatagtgaaatatatatgtaggtactgtaaaactttGTACGATACTTACATGTGCGAATTTCTTGtttttcgcacatgtatcgtaatgtacctactattacaCCGTACAGCATTAACTAATGTAGATGAAAATGACTAAAAACGCGTCTCATTACCTATTCTTTTGTCTATTAAGCACAGtcaatatatgtatatcagcgggcgcagcatggttccatttttatcgcctgtcactatgcccgtcattttcgcacttacatacgttttagaacgtgacaggcatggtgacaagcgataaaaatgcgaccgtgctaccgccgcagggtTCTGAACTAAAATTGAATGTAAGCTACATTTATATCACTTTATCGTAACGTTGCATCACacgttatttttctattttgatagcaatcgtttttttttctacatttttttaagataCATCCATATGACATAGAGTATAGAGGGCTACCAAGATCTCATAAGAAAATCACAGGTAAATGATATATAAAGCTGGTcatgcaaatcttgtcagtaaaaaaaggcgcaaaattaaaattttctatgggacgatatcccttcgcgcctacatttttcaaatttgacgcctttttctactgacaagatctgcttgaccaagtataaatcagtgttggccgaaacgttaatgcaattgaaaatgttggccattgaccattataaattgaaccttaaaccgtaacggacgattacagtttacgtttcaatttataatggttaatgggcaacattttcaattgcattaacgtttcggccaacactggtataAATGCATATGGTGTTAtttataaacgtctgctaagttaatcagctaatGATCGTcttttgtccctctctatggcataacgacagatagggacaaacgacgatcatcaactgattaagttagcagccgtttatgaataacgccaatagTTGTTATTCTGTTAAAGAGttgattataatttaatttctacGCTCACTTAGCATATCGCTTAAAATgtccaatttattttattaattaacgtTTATTCATTTACTCAAGTCACATTTAATTAGGTAAATaagttattgttttatttatatttttatatgaataatccatagactaggaatcctctagacggagtttagagcaattatttcatgaaaccgatgattgattggtccgttcaaagacacggaccaatcacggcacgggattctgacactttgactcgaagatggagtaaaactaccgtatgtagtggcagagggggtagcgttactgtgctcagtctagagaggatgtcttgtctgtggaatAATCATAAAAACACTAGaatatgattattttttcaatatgtTTTTTGTAAGTTCATCTGTAACTTAAGAACCATATTACttgattaaaactaaaaatattttaatcaataaattattaaagcaATTCTTtacataaattttaaaatatacgtGAAGTCAATTACTAAAAATAAGTACATGCGAGATGAAAATAtgccaaaaaatatattattgttattttaaattcgGTTTCAATCAAAAGGAAATATTTGTGACATATTTCAATGTGGTTGACTCCTGTAGTCTGTTAGTtgcttaaattaattttattattgtacagtcacgctccgtgattgttacgccatttaggcttctagctaaattggatatTTCATaacgtaagtatggaacaaccaatttagctaggaccctaaattgcgtaacaatcccgtgtggtgactgtacctgtgtCTGTAGTAGTGTCCGACCATAATCGGTTTGTTTTttaccgaaaccgaaccttcgacCCAAACATGACTTTTATACCGTAACCGAACCTTCGTCCGAAGCATGAATTTTATTCCGAAAGCGAATCTTTGGTCAGACACTAATCTTCCGTaacaatggtgttccggacaATAGGTAGGCGTGCGCGAAGCCGAAGCCATCACGTAGAAGCCCTTTTGACACTAAAATATAAGGGGTCCACCGagcggatttttttattttttttatttattatttaaatcaatagttaagaattatttataagttttataacgtACCTACTCTAGATAGTTTATGGGGTCAATTTTAAAGACATTTGTCAGGGTATAATAACTCGGAACGAAATTGTTTGCAGTGATACACAGTGGTGTAATGAAAGTGATGAAATTCGCAtgtgtctaaatgagcccttagtttcGTAATAATTTTAGCAATAATGCGtcaatttgttattattaaaagttAAACCACTGGTGCGAAACCGAcgattttttttcattctaCCAAATAAGGTACTCGAAGCATTATACAGGGTAACATCGGAGACGTGAACAAAATGGTAATTATGCAATGCTCGTATCAATGCGAttatcggaacttatgtacgaatagTATACCATCATttgatgaaggaaaacatcgtaataaaccggactaatcccaataaggtgagatagatggcagtcgcttccaCTTTCatgaaaactagtgcctacgccaattcttgggattagttgccaagcggacccctggCTCACTTAGCCGTactaaatgccgggacaacgccaaAAAAAAGATGCAATTTTAATGCAAATAGGTATAAGTACACGTCTTATGTTAATTATagatatattatgattatgacacacttaatttttttataaaaaaaacattgaagcTGTTAAAGTAAGCAAATATTATTTAGGTTCACGTCTCCGATGTCACCTTTTATTTTGAAATAGTTACATGGTGGAATAAAAAtacgtttacattttttttaaagtgcgtATGATAATTTCAAAGGTTTGTGGTAAACCAAAGGGAAATATTTTGAAAGATACTTTTGTTTGAGTTAAATGATTGTAGTTTAAGACATTTTGTGAAATATGTGTAAGAAAATTATTAGTAAAAAAGTTGTGAACGTATTTTTGGCATCCTGTATGAACAATGCAATGCGTCGGTCGGTCGTCGGTCTGTCttagagatgggccgaatatagagtgtgccgaataccgaataattaccgaatattcggcccatctctagtCTGTGTTAGTTGTTtaagagtacagtcagcagcagaagttgctaagcggacgaggtgttcgaaatgatcttgacgcgactttattgttaagagaacaagagcgcgttaaggtaattttgaacacctcgcccgcttagcaacttctgctgctgactgtacgatgaGTTTTTATATCCTGTTGAATTGAAAATAGTCGAAATAACGTtgagaattatttttatattatatattaagtaTTGGGTATTACTATAAATAGGtgcaataactattttaacgaTTAACGAAATATATATTGTAGTTTTATAATGCTGCGTTTTATTACGAGAAATAGTTAAACTTTCGAACGCTGAGAACCcttcttatttaaaaaatgcgACGCAATCAAATTATGATAAAGCCTGTCcagaaatatatgatcattgtcaagagggcgctgttattctcataatatgtatagggtgaccgttcagtatagtatgaaaaaattagttacagtgaaattccgcaacatggcgcgtgatcgtatattcctggtcaggctttacctaATTTTGCCAATGCCACTCTTTCGTATGTTATTGAGAGTTCGATTGTTAAAAAATGAGTAATATTTACACTTTCATTTGAATAAAAAGATGCACTGATCAGAGAGCTACTAATCCTATGCCAATAGGGAATACTAAGCTAAACTCTGCGTAGAGCGCGCCACTTCCGCAgtccgtcacaatctaagggtctaccgcaaacgagagtcgaaagtttgttatctaacctctctatcactcttgcatattcgagcaataaggaggcagatagctgtttcgatttcgcgtttccccgtaggccctttgtaaacaaaccgccttgatgtatcaatgtcatattttattgtctgtgagaACTTGTCCAAAAacagttactctatggtttacgaaaggcgcttgtgctgcactctggcggcagaacattgcagtaatagtAATACCTTCTATTTCAATGTTAACACTTGTTTGGGTTAAGTCCAAATTCGGTTTCTTGCACCAAATAATCAGACAAATAAAAATCTGGAATACGGactaaacataatttatttaaacattgAACTAAACAAACGTATggcaaaaataaataacttcAAGGAACTAAATATCAATACTACATTTTGacgtaaaaataaagaaaaaagaaaTGAACTTTTAAATTAACAGAAACCTAACCCTAGTTATATTACCTAAAGGTTGAATAATTTCTATGGCGTACTCTGTCAAAGTAACTTTCATGATGATGTCACATTGTCGTCTGTGAGGCAAGTTCGGAAATTACAAATAGCAATCAAAGAGTTAAATTGACTAGAGAATAAgtgcaagtgtaaaaatattgtCGTTTGTGACTGCACTgttgtattatgtacctattcagTATTCATGAAACAGGTAACTTTAACGTAGACACACTAAAATAGCACTGGTGTTTACTAATTCTAAGTTTCTATTTGACTTTTTGCTATTCTACTTCTCTAAAGCCTTATCAATTCCCAAAGCGATCTGCATTTCCAGAGTCATCGTCTCCTCGACTCTCTTAAAATCATCCTCAATGTTAGTTTGGTCCATACAGTCTTCAAATAACTCATCCTCTCCTGATAAATAGCTGGTAACGTCCATTTCTCTACCATCCTGACTTATATTATCTTGGATATCCTGTTCTGTATGACCAATAGATCTCACATCTTTAACATTTTTATCCTGATCACCACAAACTGCACTTGTGATTTCAATTTGacaatctttatctttatttgtgTCTCTAACGTTATCTTCTTTCTCAATATTACTAGTTTCTGCTTGAACATCTTTACCAGCATTAGCATTTACTTCATCATTACGACTGACATGAAGTTCATCATCATTAAAAGACTTATATTCCACATTAGAATCATTGAACTCCGCAATCCCAGAGTCATCGTATTCTCTAATAGCATCTAGAGCGACGTTCACAGCAATATTTCCATCAGTGATGGTTTCCTCAAGGTCTAAAGAGGTGTCGCTCGGTAGAAGTGTGTTATCGTTGTCGTCTGCATCGTTTTCGTCGTCGGAGAGGGTGACTTGGATGTAGGAGGGGACAAAGCTGCCAGCACGCCAAGCTTGCTCAGCTACGTCTATGTGGGCACTTAGGATTTGGGATATTACAGGAAGCTGGAAAACACAGAATAAATTACAACGATATCACGCAACTTTTAATATGAGTAATTCTAAGCAGACGTGAAACTCTTAGCAATGAAATGGTTTGAAAACTAAGGATAGAAATACACAATACAGGAAGCCAACGTGTTAAAGTCATATGTGAAACAAATCTGCATCGTCTGGTCGATTTCCgtaataaattataatgaataaaatatCATGCAGCCAATAAAAGTGGAACGCCCATTAAATGTTGATTGAACGAATATCATCTCTTGCAAGTAATGACAATAGCAAGCAAATGACAAGGGATGATATGTGCGTTAAAATTTACAAAAGAAAATGCACAAAATCGTACTAAAAGCGGATCTTAGGCTCCAAACAACAGCTGAGGATGCAGGTGAGTTAAACACTAACGGTCCTATGTAAAAGTAAGcaataaattgattgattgaacggtgttattcataatttattgtggcataacgacagatagggaaaATAACTCACCGCATGATCTTGCATCTCTTCCGTCATATGTTCCAGCAGTACATTGGTCTGATTATCAATCTTGCCCGCGTGACAATTCAGCGCGTCGTATTGGCGGTACATCTCTCGTTCTTCGTAGTGCAGGGTCCTGTCTAGGATCTCGGTCGCTACTGACTGCTCGATTCGAGCGTTTTCGGATACGTCCGAGtttatacctaataatttaAACACACAAACATTAACAAGCACCCATGTATAAGAAGATTCAGACGTGGAAGTGGCATTGAATTGGGcaaaagcccttgctacacggtcgccgacaagcccctcagaccgcgtggccttggtctggacggaccgtgtagacagttgtttccaacaaaatttgaccaaaactgaccaaggacagaccaaggtcagacggttagaaggcttgtcggcgaccgtgtagcgagGGCTATATCCTCAGGAAACGTGACACccacactgacttaatataaaagaaatagacacagttctttattctatatcaatggacACCCATCACAAGTGACCATAACCAGGAAGATGCGAAGCAAACGGAAACATGATCgccctaatttttttttcattggcGTTCATTGCCGTTCCGTGGAGCAAGAGTTAGGTGTATTGGGAATGGAGTGGGAAGAGGTTACCCTAACTGCCCAAGAACAGAGTCAGTGGAAGATTATGATTCGTGCTCTACACCCCAAGGGTTATAGGTAGGAAGAAAAGAATTGTGCACTAAAATGTCCATATATAGCTTTTAAGGATCAAGCGGttatcaatttaaattttataaaactgACCTTGAGAAGGAAACCGATCATCTTTATAAGAGTTAATGGTGTCAATGATTGATTTCTTGGCTTCGCCTCGATCGACAAACATCATGCTATCATACGAAGTTGAAGCAGTTGGTACAGCCTCTTGATCTGAAGTATCGACTAATTCTAATGTATTTCTAATTGGATGGATGTTGGTAGTTTCAGATGTATTTTCATTATCATCAGTAATACATACAGTAGAATCTTCTTCAGATTTAACTTTAGATGAGTCGATGTCATGTACATGACGAATATCTTCGGTAACTGTGGTATCAACTGTGgaaataaataagaattatttACTGACTACAACTTCAACATTTTTTGGCTTTAgtaagttttaatatttttcaataatttacCTCGTGATTTTAAGATATTCGTCTGCACTTGTTCAATTGGCACAACTGTAGCTTCTAATGATTTATTGTCCCCTGAATCAGTCATAACGTCACTTACTGTAGTTGCTTCTTCTTGTGTCTCTGATTCAGCTCTTTGGACCTCAGAAGTACTGACTTTATCTGTCTTGTCCTCTTTGTAGACACTCTTTATTTTTTCATTGATAGTCTTCAGTGTATGTGTTTGAAGAGAGCTAGCTTCTTTTATTGATATTTGTGTTTTGTTCACGGGCTTAGTTAAGTTCTTACCTATATTTTCAGGCCTTATTCTTGTAGGTTTCtcctttattatttttgctttcTCGGGCTCCTTCTTAACAGGTTCAATTTTCATCAACGGttcttttttaattgttttcttagcATCAGTAGGTTTACTGACATTTACAGCTGCAATAGATTGTCGTCTAGATATATTTGCTTTAGTAGTTTTGTCTTTTTCGACGACGCAAATAGATTTGCGTGAACTGATCTTTTCatcatttttacttttatctTCTCTAGGTGTAATATTAATCCTTCCTCTAATTGGCCGATCAACGTTACTCTTTCTAGTTACATTTGCCGTTTTGGCAATAGTCATCTTAGTTTCTTTTGGCTTAGTAACTTCTGGCTTAACTTCGTCTTCGGTACTAACGCTGTCCTTGTCACTCGGAATATTTATTGAATCAGTATCACAAGATGATGCTGTAATAAATGTAtagttatcttttttttttcaatatacaAATATGAATAAAGAACTCATACATACGCTCAGAATCGATCTTTTCCTCTCCAATTTCGCATTCAACTTCGAGAGGGCGCTGATCTACGTATTGGACTCGAATGGCTCCGGGAATATAAGTGAGTTTTATCTTTGACTCGTCTGCAAACcagataaatgtttttttaccaAAATTTAAGCGAACTAAACCTTTGTTTCTTGcgaaagtttttttaataactcaCCAGGTTTTTCACCACCAGTAAGTTGGCTCAAAGCGACTCTGTCATAAGCATTGTCGTATCTGTACGTGGTGTATTCGGCCTTCTTGGTTACTTTGTGAGCTGGGACCAGATCCTCTGACTTGTAGAAGTCATCCATGGGGTTCTTGAGATACAATTTCTATTGagaaaaatatacttataagtAGATGAAGTTgccattaaatttaaaaattagaaGGAAGTgtttgaatatttaattaattggaaCACAATATATTGTTACCATAGGATCCACAGCTGGTTCACCACGTGCTATTCTCGCATCTCGTTCCGCCATATCTCGGTCAAGCTCGGCGAATATTTCCAGGTCTTCAGCGCTGGGCTTCAAATCCTCATCATCGTCTTCTGGGTTATTGGACTTGACACTTTGCATGTAGTTCATGAGGGAGACACCTTCACCAGCGGCGGCTACATTACGAaaaaggttaaaataaatatgttaaataGGTTCCTAAACTACTACTACTTTATATTACTGCTACCTTCTACTCAACtcatgtttattattttaaacaaattttggtCACAGACAGAATAACTCACCACTTCGTCTTCTGTCCTGAAAACTTTGACCCGGATTTTTATTTGTTGCTTCTGTATCCTTCGTAATTTCTTCTGGTTTATTTTCTTCCTGTTTTTGATTATCGTCACCCTTTCCATTATTAGTTTTAGTCTCAGATTTATTATCGTCTGATTTATTTCCATCATTATTTTTAACGGTGTCACTTTCTGTTACTTCATGTTTTATCTCAGATTTATCATTGGACTTGATTTCTGTTATCAAAATCTTtttaaatggtttcttattagCGCTATCATCATCCAGTGTTTCAGTTTTAGCTTCACCAGTCGGAACCATTTCCTTAGCAATCTTATTATCATGATCTATCACTAGGTTATCTTCTTCTACAATACCAGTTAATCTGGTGCATTCTCCAGCTTTTTCTGTATCTTCTCTAACAACCGTTTCTTGAGATTCAATCATTTCAATTAACGGTTTTTTCTCAGCCTTACTATCCTCTTTTTTATCTTCCTCAATAACCTCTTCTGTTTTAACCTGGTTTTTGGTCgctgaaatatttataaaacataattttactgTATGCAAGTATTAAACACTTTAATATGTCAAGTTGAGATAAAAGTAAAAATGCAGTCATACTCAGTTTTTGAGGCTTTTTAGACTGCTGCCCGAAAATCAAGTTGTTAATACTTTTGAAGTCATTTACAAAACTCCTGCAAAGAAAAGTAGAAAATATATgtaaagtatcattctatggaacttgcgaactatgtaaacaaaagtcactaataaGCATATTTACAATACTCACCCAGCCTCCTGATTCTGCATCTGCATCTTCAAATCTCCCCTGTACCCGTACCAGTAGTCGTCGAGATGTTGCTCAGACACTGGCGGTCTCGGAGGCTCTTCCTTGATCTCCTGGATGTAACGGCTCCCCCGCATGAACGGGGACCATTGGATGTCAGTGGTCACTGCACCTGTGCCGTCATGCCGTGGAACCATTGTTAGTTACTGTCGGTAAGGTGGTgaggcaaggtgttcaaaattgttTGAACAGCAAGTTAAAACTATGGCTTGAGCCCTGAGGAACCCTGTCTACAATTTTATGCAAAATACCTTTATAACAAACGTTCTTTCCTCTTGGTCCTGGCTTTTATCCCATTTTACTTGGGGTCAGCCCTCCTAGTAGTTCTGCGCCACATCACACGGTTCTTTAAGCTTTTTTTAAGAAATGAGCCAGTTGTACCAAACCCTATGATGACGTagcttaataatttaatttgctaATATTTTGTCGTATGAAGAGGCTTGTAATTTTCTTCTAAGTAACGTAAATtagtataaattaattttgtattaagtagaaacgtctgcaaacgatgcTATAAAGCTTAATAATTTAGTATGCTGGTGCAATGGCTATATGTACTCTTTTCTACATTCCAATATCATGGCCCGATGGAAGACCAGCGCTAGCCCAGCCAGGCTAGCACCATGCTGAGTCgagtcgggaccatttcgtggcttatatgttgtgttacgtgTTGTTTTCTCCTTTTATTTTGCCACGAATAAACGCactctattatattctattctataacattaattacatcatCCTTGTCCATGatccttagaataaatttataaaagtgAAAAATTACTGTGTTGGGTTGGCTTGGGTTGGGTGGGGTTTTTCCActtataaatttattctaagtaaaagcatcgttcgcagacgtttctgcttgttacaaatttaaattacCTTCATCCTTTTTGCCCTCGTCCCCGCTATCTTCACTATCTTCACTCGTAGAATCATTAGCTTCTGATCCAGAAAGCATGTCGTCTACTACTCCTTTAGCTTTTACATCAATTGGACCAGATTTATCTTCTGTAGATGAAGCTTCCAGTTCTACCACTTTCGGTTTCGTCTCTTCAGGAGATTCTTCTTCCTGGTGATTAGATTTTAAGCTatgttacaaaattattaaattattgtattttgATAACTAGGCACCACTACAGGCAACTATATACAAGTTGAGGAAAGattacaaaaaatttaaaaaaatctcggAAAAGTTCAcaagaaataaaggaaatatcCATTTTACAAACCCAATACAAAATGATACAATTTCCAAATTTATTCTCCGTAAAATATTCCGTCAGCAGTGTCAGCACTTCGCCAACTACACAATCCCAATGTtccaaataacaataaaatcttACTTTGGGTGGTAGTCCCAACTTTTCTCTCTCCTCTCTTTCTTTCTTGTCACGTTCTGCTCTCTTCTCGTCGCGCATTCGTATTAGATAACGCACGCTTTGCATCGTCTTCTCGTGGTCTTTTGCTATCCAACTGTAATAGAATCAAGTACCATTGCCCACACTGTTAATTGACTatcggtaaaccttattacaaaaggcataaggtccaccgatggccagttaagagtgttgctgtttgtaccgaCTAAATgaagatttttaaatttcggAGAAGCCTTAGACCGAGTAGATGCAACTCTAGTTATCTCAAAAAGTGTAACTTAGAGATAACTATAGTCTGCCCAAATAATGTACCTAGGAATGAAGGATTTAGGAGTGAATTTCGCTCCTTTTAGTGACGAGAACGGTTGAACaaactaattattatttaacaaatttaggAGAGTCTTTGCAAAACGGCTTATTTATCTATGaacaccatacaaaaataagcccttttgaaaagactccTGTCCTTCTCCAGGATTTGCAGTTTCGACCAAAGCTCAACTCACACTACTTCCCCAGTTCTAGGTCAAAAATGTCATACCGTTGCCTCTCAGCAATTTCCTCTTCAACCCCTCCGCGCTGCCAAGCCTCAGCACATGCTCGGTCGCGAGGGAACACAGGTCTGTTGTCCAGATTCAACAGCTCCTTCAGCCGAAGGGTTAACGTCTTGCGGTAGGCAGGAATGGCGCGGATTACCGGATTGCCGGTTAACACCAAAACTGGAAACGGGAATTTTTGAGATTTGAGTGTAGGTAATAAAGAGTCTTACTATAAGGGCATTCCACAAAAAGGTTTACTTTGACGGGACTTGTATAGCAGCTATCTTATATTTAAAGCCATCACCATACCTTATTGGTTTCTTATCATTATTAgaatcgttaaaaaaaaagctTCACGTACCCGACACTTTTTTGAAATGCCACATAATATAAACTTCTCCGTCTCTCTCACACATCTGgtacgaaggccgagctccgcgtagggctgaaggcccgaagcgtcacatGAGAGGGGAAGTTGGAGGTTAAACAccacccaatagtaaaagtgccCTAGACAATTATAAATCTGGTACCAGTTTCTCTGACAGGCGTAACTCAACTAAAGTTACGACTTATTTTAAAGCTGCAGAAAACGTAAATATTAAGTTGCATAAAAACCTTTTAGAATTTTCATAGCCTCAAGTACGTCCACGATAAGAGGGTCTTCAATGCGATTGTAAGATAGGTCCAGGACTGATAGATTGTTGCAAAACTTCAGCTGTTCCAAGTCACCTAGAACATAGAATCAAAATGTAGGCACCAGTTAAATCAAATTCTATTGATTAATAAATAAGCCTACTTGTAGAGTTCATTCAACTTATCCTCTACCTGTTCTTATATTATGGTTCCTACTTCTTGACGGGAAGAAAAGTTTTTACCCTTACTAAAACTTTAACCTAAGATCTTCAGTTTCTAAAGTAGCCGTGAGTGTAGTGGGTACTTACTGACAGAAGACAGCATATTATGAGCAATACTCAACGTATGCAAATCTGGCACTGCGTCTAAATTCTCAATCTTTGGCACAAAATTGTGGTCCAAATTCAAAGTATCCAACTTCGGGCATCCCGTTAGATTCTCGATcttctttataatgttgtagTGGAGATACAAGCATTTAAGTTCGGAGAGTGTATCAAGGCCTTCTATGCGTAAGATCCCATTGTTTTCTAGGAAAATGCATTTTAGACCGGTATATTCTTCCAAGTTTTCGATCTTGGAGAATCCCTGAAGAAAAGAcaagaattaaccgaaatttAATCGCAGAATGAAGACTTCAAATATCCGGCACAGAGCTTTGAGATAATTTCTGATTCCGATATTTTGCtttgtaattaatgaaaatgagAATTCCAGTTTCAGGATTTAATGATGTTGTCTTTTTACCGTTTGTCTCATTTTTGGAACTACCCCATAGCACCTATCCTATAACATGATTATTGATTACATTAATAGATCTTACCTTGAAATGCAAGTACAATATATCATTCAAGTAAGGAGTACTATACAATTTGTGCTCCTTGCAATGCTTCTTGATAAATTCCTTCGTCATCTGTGGTCCTCTATTCATCTCCTCGATCTCCTTATCTCTTTTTTCCTTGATCAGTCTCTTCCGTTCTTTCTCCTTTTCTTCCTCTTGTTCTTTCTTTTTCTCTGCCGCGAGCTTAGCCCTTTCTGCTCGGATTTCTTCATCAGCTGTGATATTTAACAAAACATTGTTCATATAAAGAATGGCATTCAcaggtatcaatcaatcaatcttcgTCAATTTTACACTATTAAACTTAAAAGAACTGGAGGATTGGTCGTGGTTTGTTCTATCTACAACAATAAGACGAAATACCACTTCTACTAGTTTCTGGTGTAATCACAGTGTACAACTACGTACATCATTTCATAGTACACGAAGACAGCGCTAGGAAATAGAATGCTGTCAAATCATTTCATTCAAAGATGGACAGTTGACTACCTAGATCGACTTTATGtaagacccgccccggcttcgcacgggttaacaaattatacataaaccgccctcttaaatcactctatgtattttt carries:
- the LOC134657755 gene encoding titin homolog; translated protein: MEESGNSDNPVSDAAYIEKKKEELRIFFKNANLPKDVIEKAIENELTSLKDFKDRPYIAASYPGRIRSEYEVMTGQPFTNVEDHTKPLTSEQARMIINDNPIIAEKARQIQIMTKADKNKGMSIPLEDIHIASYDDMTAELEGAKGDTEKINNIKYQNMQALCQSVTDYKIKLDRNKDEKVSTKKEKVESNTEDKDFEAIENMVSQFTDKSYETRFQETKDMLSKMADYYDDPNVKPNDRKTFDLSDPILKESSSLFVKGEFKRTTMQEVQENFTINEALNISNPISPDLNAVVERATTKTSERIKTDLGNISNFTDNAKDIPKTFETRLKDTENACKSINTLLDKSPMSKESDQGKDKGNDVIEAEVITENENNDKSEESTASNSQRFDERMEQTLQNALEGILQISNDENINNNTMEYNEMKNLARNIVEGAENLSTLIREDITNKLNSMNELLNDVNEALEKSKKSTISYQKLKDEGVIKQKQVPETTQFTEVIDLTNESDEDEDDTKDETKSSVTEADIGSIFSAIGKLNSEIQSHEDRINKSKERYDMRSKECKDFIKEIDEVMRKSNSILHPTQSLQDLSKQLQEDKQKKDEQKVKDENKDKGIDAAIKEDSKDVNEGTEKRRKELWDTNLEPKGDLAKKLADLKLKDIERNKRIDNLLYDIKDKMKDNKEVLRIANNLLRRDGKKGQDDANDVDMKAQGDFAGKHVIEVEPEIIDESSIGDVKSDEEIRAERAKLAAEKKKEQEEEKEKERKRLIKEKRDKEIEEMNRGPQMTKEFIKKHCKEHKLYSTPYLNDILYLHFKGFSKIENLEEYTGLKCIFLENNGILRIEGLDTLSELKCLYLHYNIIKKIENLTGCPKLDTLNLDHNFVPKIENLDAVPDLHTLSIAHNMLSSVSDLEQLKFCNNLSVLDLSYNRIEDPLIVDVLEAMKILKVLVLTGNPVIRAIPAYRKTLTLRLKELLNLDNRPVFPRDRACAEAWQRGGVEEEIAERQRWIAKDHEKTMQSVRYLIRMRDEKRAERDKKEREEREKLGLPPKEEESPEETKPKVVELEASSTEDKSGPIDVKAKGVVDDMLSGSEANDSTSEDSEDSGDEGKKDEGAVTTDIQWSPFMRGSRYIQEIKEEPPRPPVSEQHLDDYWYGYRGDLKMQMQNQEAGSFVNDFKSINNLIFGQQSKKPQKLTTKNQVKTEEVIEEDKKEDSKAEKKPLIEMIESQETVVREDTEKAGECTRLTGIVEEDNLVIDHDNKIAKEMVPTGEAKTETLDDDSANKKPFKKILITEIKSNDKSEIKHEVTESDTVKNNDGNKSDDNKSETKTNNGKGDDNQKQEENKPEEITKDTEATNKNPGQSFQDRRRSAAAGEGVSLMNYMQSVKSNNPEDDDEDLKPSAEDLEIFAELDRDMAERDARIARGEPAVDPMKLYLKNPMDDFYKSEDLVPAHKVTKKAEYTTYRYDNAYDRVALSQLTGGEKPDESKIKLTYIPGAIRVQYVDQRPLEVECEIGEEKIDSEPSSCDTDSINIPSDKDSVSTEDEVKPEVTKPKETKMTIAKTANVTRKSNVDRPIRGRINITPREDKSKNDEKISSRKSICVVEKDKTTKANISRRQSIAAVNVSKPTDAKKTIKKEPLMKIEPVKKEPEKAKIIKEKPTRIRPENIGKNLTKPVNKTQISIKEASSLQTHTLKTINEKIKSVYKEDKTDKVSTSEVQRAESETQEEATTVSDVMTDSGDNKSLEATVVPIEQVQTNILKSRVDTTVTEDIRHVHDIDSSKVKSEEDSTVCITDDNENTSETTNIHPIRNTLELVDTSDQEAVPTASTSYDSMMFVDRGEAKKSIIDTINSYKDDRFPSQGINSDVSENARIEQSVATEILDRTLHYEEREMYRQYDALNCHAGKIDNQTNVLLEHMTEEMQDHALPVISQILSAHIDVAEQAWRAGSFVPSYIQVTLSDDENDADDNDNTLLPSDTSLDLEETITDGNIAVNVALDAIREYDDSGIAEFNDSNVEYKSFNDDELHVSRNDEVNANAGKDVQAETSNIEKEDNVRDTNKDKDCQIEITSAVCGDQDKNVKDVRSIGHTEQDIQDNISQDGREMDVTSYLSGEDELFEDCMDQTNIEDDFKRVEETMTLEMQIALGIDKALEK